A window of the Deltaproteobacteria bacterium genome harbors these coding sequences:
- a CDS encoding GMC family oxidoreductase yields the protein MTKTFDIVIVGTGAGGGTVAERLSRLLPGASVALLEAGPNYPPSHFTQREAEMMGLFWHGGGWPTKDGAITLAAGKAVGGSTLVYTGVTFRLPDEVLGEWNVPGLTPSDLAPRFDRLEAEINVVTPGPDMVNDNNRLFKEACDSLGWPVETLRLNLRNCEQMGFCNLGCACGAKQGTAQVQIPAAIGRGSTLVPNCRVDRVSDGRVSAYVSPAPADTLPGPWESGEVTIEAHAVVLCAGTPGTPAIMLRSGLGERLPMLGRYLTLHPAVTLYGIQPSPIKNYQGFPKTYYTGKFSHSHGFYMETAFYYPFITTKHLGLWGHDLKFAMSRYRNFQTVIILNHDPALPENRVSLDKSGEPVLDYTVHPSTISSLCHSQRAATRLFLESGCTHAIMPCAEKPLFTAREGKNANLNEFISEKRFILNKMPISSAHPQGGCRMGQNAADSVTDGFGRVHGSKNLWVADASLFPKSSHVNPYLTIMALADRVAENVAESV from the coding sequence GTGACGAAGACCTTCGATATCGTGATAGTGGGTACGGGCGCGGGCGGCGGAACCGTGGCCGAGAGGCTTTCCCGCCTGCTTCCGGGCGCGTCCGTAGCCCTTCTGGAGGCCGGCCCCAATTACCCCCCAAGCCACTTCACCCAGCGCGAAGCGGAGATGATGGGGCTTTTCTGGCACGGCGGCGGCTGGCCCACAAAGGACGGGGCCATCACCCTTGCGGCGGGAAAGGCCGTGGGCGGCTCCACCCTGGTCTACACCGGGGTCACCTTCCGCCTGCCCGACGAGGTCCTGGGGGAGTGGAACGTGCCGGGGCTGACACCATCCGACCTGGCCCCCCGGTTCGACCGCCTTGAGGCCGAGATCAACGTCGTCACCCCCGGCCCGGACATGGTGAACGACAACAACCGGCTCTTCAAGGAAGCCTGCGACTCCCTTGGCTGGCCGGTGGAGACCCTTCGCCTGAACCTCAGAAACTGCGAGCAGATGGGCTTCTGCAACCTGGGCTGCGCCTGCGGGGCCAAGCAGGGGACCGCCCAGGTCCAGATTCCGGCGGCCATTGGGCGCGGATCCACCCTGGTCCCCAACTGCCGGGTGGACAGGGTTTCGGATGGCCGGGTTTCCGCTTACGTTTCGCCCGCCCCGGCGGACACCCTTCCGGGCCCCTGGGAATCCGGCGAGGTGACCATCGAAGCCCACGCCGTGGTGCTCTGCGCCGGAACCCCCGGAACACCGGCCATAATGCTTCGCTCCGGCTTGGGGGAGCGCCTCCCCATGCTGGGGCGGTATCTCACCCTGCACCCGGCCGTCACCCTTTACGGCATCCAGCCTTCCCCCATCAAAAACTACCAGGGCTTTCCCAAGACCTATTACACGGGAAAGTTTTCCCATTCCCACGGCTTTTACATGGAAACCGCCTTCTATTACCCCTTCATCACCACCAAGCATCTTGGGCTGTGGGGCCACGACCTCAAGTTCGCCATGAGCCGGTACCGAAATTTTCAGACCGTCATCATTCTGAACCACGACCCTGCCCTGCCCGAAAACCGGGTGAGCCTCGACAAATCCGGCGAGCCGGTGCTGGACTACACCGTCCATCCTTCCACAATAAGCTCGCTGTGCCACTCACAGAGGGCGGCCACCCGGCTTTTCCTGGAATCCGGGTGTACCCACGCAATAATGCCCTGCGCGGAAAAGCCGCTGTTTACGGCGCGTGAGGGAAAAAACGCGAACTTGAACGAGTTCATCTCCGAAAAACGCTTCATCCTGAACAAGATGCCCATCTCAAGCGCCCATCCCCAGGGCGGCTGCCGCATGGGGCAGAACGCGGCGGATTCCGTGACTGACGGATTCGGTCGGGTTCACGGCTCAAAAAACCTCTGGGTGGCCGACGCAAGCCTTTTCCCGAAAAGCAGCCACGTCAACCCCTATCTCACCATAATGGCCCTTGCGGACCGGGTGGCGGAAAACGTGGCGGAGTCGGTGTAG
- a CDS encoding gliding motility protein, giving the protein MAFINLKKKEVQVKIVYYGPGRGGKTTNLEFIYGKFKERIKSEMVSIKTHGDRTLYFDFFPFDIGKIKGYDVKVNLYTVPGQVKYNATRRLVLQGVDGVVFVADSMALRREHNFLALKNLQENLAAYNKSIFRIPLVMQYNKRDLAQQGVSLLTMERMEKDLNSRLKAPSYGASATSGDNVVETLKKIISLTVASLHKELK; this is encoded by the coding sequence TTGGCTTTCATCAATCTCAAGAAAAAAGAGGTTCAGGTCAAAATCGTGTATTACGGACCCGGGCGCGGCGGCAAGACCACCAACCTGGAGTTCATTTACGGAAAGTTCAAGGAGCGCATAAAATCCGAGATGGTCAGCATCAAGACCCACGGAGACCGCACCCTGTACTTCGATTTTTTCCCCTTCGACATCGGCAAGATCAAAGGCTACGATGTCAAGGTGAACCTCTACACCGTACCGGGGCAGGTAAAATACAACGCCACGCGCCGCCTTGTGCTCCAGGGCGTTGACGGCGTTGTTTTCGTGGCCGACTCCATGGCCCTAAGGCGCGAGCACAACTTCCTGGCGCTCAAAAACCTGCAGGAAAACCTCGCAGCTTACAACAAGAGCATTTTCCGCATCCCCCTTGTAATGCAATACAACAAGCGCGACCTTGCCCAGCAGGGGGTGAGCCTCCTCACCATGGAGCGCATGGAAAAAGACCTGAACAGCCGCCTGAAGGCCCCAAGCTACGGCGCCAGCGCCACCTCCGGCGACAACGTGGTGGAGACGCTGAAGAAGATCATCTCCCTGACCGTGGCATCACTGCACAAGGAGCTCAAGTGA
- a CDS encoding tetratricopeptide repeat protein produces the protein MNSRTATGRKFTIAAFFSILAVVLLSYSNVYKSPFFFDDAHNIVNNPSLRAVTSIRHMFFPEVQVGISGRPAVHFSFLVNRLLLGPEPAGFRAVNVAIHIITSLFLLGITRRTLRVPLLEPRFGARADYPALFCVLLWAAHPIQTESVVYLTNRGEILASLAIVICLYGFLRAGTSPRPLFWCLLSWLAFVAGVGAKEIAAAAPVLILACEALFFRGAPGKRACRFPLFYMGFIPGAALLAWLLIRGATRASLGDTFIWWEYAFSQGRVIIHYLYQVIWPANLCLDWEWPMPGPFEGLLCLLAVGAVLFIVVRALFRRNPAAFLGVWFFVILAPSSSIVPLRKLACDYRMYLPLYAVICLAVLGGYSIFRERLENGGRTRKAAACLLAALALLFAGLSHERNRAFADEITIWRDVMEKDPGNPRAYQNLGLAFMNQGRIGEAAAAFSEGLGLFPDNAEILGNMGHVLQVMGRTEDALAHYRKALLLNFDLPEVHFNLGNINAERGNYPVAALAYKEALSINPHYFKAWLNFGNALLLNGQPGEAVKCYQNALILRPGDPQATRNLAAALEAVRKAR, from the coding sequence ATGAATTCCCGCACCGCCACAGGGCGAAAATTCACCATCGCCGCCTTTTTTTCCATACTCGCGGTCGTCCTTCTCAGTTATTCCAATGTTTACAAGTCCCCTTTTTTCTTCGACGACGCCCACAACATCGTGAACAACCCCTCTTTAAGAGCCGTCACAAGCATCCGCCACATGTTTTTTCCCGAAGTTCAGGTGGGCATTTCAGGGCGACCCGCCGTGCATTTTTCCTTTCTGGTCAACCGCCTTCTGCTGGGGCCAGAACCGGCCGGTTTCAGGGCGGTAAACGTAGCAATTCACATCATCACCTCGCTCTTTTTGCTCGGAATCACGCGCCGTACCCTCAGGGTCCCGCTTCTTGAGCCCCGGTTCGGGGCGCGTGCGGATTATCCGGCCCTTTTCTGTGTACTCCTGTGGGCCGCCCATCCCATCCAGACCGAAAGCGTGGTCTATCTCACCAACCGGGGCGAGATACTGGCGTCTTTGGCCATAGTCATTTGCCTTTACGGGTTTTTGAGGGCGGGAACCTCGCCACGCCCGCTTTTTTGGTGCCTTCTTTCATGGCTCGCCTTTGTGGCCGGTGTGGGTGCAAAGGAAATAGCGGCAGCGGCCCCTGTCCTAATCCTTGCCTGCGAGGCCCTGTTTTTCAGGGGAGCGCCCGGAAAAAGAGCCTGCCGTTTTCCGCTTTTTTACATGGGCTTCATTCCCGGCGCGGCCCTTCTGGCCTGGCTCCTCATAAGGGGGGCGACCCGCGCCTCCCTTGGAGACACATTCATCTGGTGGGAATACGCTTTCAGCCAGGGCAGGGTGATTATCCACTATCTTTATCAGGTCATCTGGCCCGCAAATCTTTGCCTGGACTGGGAATGGCCCATGCCCGGCCCCTTTGAGGGGCTTCTTTGCCTTCTGGCCGTTGGAGCGGTTCTTTTTATAGTGGTCCGCGCCCTTTTCCGGCGAAACCCTGCGGCCTTTTTGGGGGTGTGGTTTTTCGTGATCCTGGCCCCCAGTTCAAGCATAGTCCCCCTGCGGAAGCTGGCCTGCGATTACCGGATGTACCTGCCCCTTTACGCCGTAATATGCCTTGCTGTTCTTGGCGGGTATTCGATTTTCAGAGAGCGCCTCGAAAACGGCGGGAGGACGCGAAAGGCCGCAGCCTGCCTGCTTGCCGCCCTTGCGCTCCTTTTTGCCGGGCTCTCCCATGAAAGGAACAGGGCCTTTGCCGATGAAATCACCATCTGGCGGGACGTGATGGAAAAGGACCCCGGAAACCCAAGGGCGTACCAGAACCTGGGCCTGGCCTTTATGAATCAGGGGCGCATCGGCGAGGCCGCAGCCGCCTTTAGTGAGGGCCTTGGGCTTTTCCCGGATAACGCCGAAATCCTGGGCAACATGGGCCACGTTCTGCAGGTTATGGGCAGAACCGAAGACGCCCTGGCCCATTACCGCAAGGCCCTTCTGTTAAATTTCGACCTGCCGGAGGTGCATTTCAACCTCGGAAACATCAATGCGGAAAGGGGAAACTACCCGGTGGCGGCCTTGGCCTACAAGGAGGCCTTAAGCATAAACCCCCATTATTTCAAGGCCTGGCTCAATTTCGGAAACGCCCTTCTCCTTAACGGACAGCCGGGCGAAGCGGTAAAATGCTACCAAAACGCCCTCATCCTCAGGCCCGGCGATCCTCAGGCGACGAGGAATCTTGCCGCCGCCCTGGAGGCAGTTCGCAAAGCGCGGTAA
- the yedF gene encoding sulfurtransferase-like selenium metabolism protein YedF — protein sequence MSRLIDCKGLACPGPVLAAKRAIDEEKPETLTILVDNAAARENVARFLKSQGYSAESVETDGIFQVTGKKDGCEVCTVFVPEPAHESKIMILASSDRIGRGDDELGQKLMISYIKTLKEMGPTLWRLVFVNAGVKLTVGGSPVLKDLQALAGTGLTILVCGTCLNHFNLLDQKQVGETTNMLDIVTSMELADKVISV from the coding sequence ATGTCCAGACTGATTGATTGCAAGGGTCTCGCCTGTCCGGGGCCGGTATTGGCCGCAAAGAGGGCGATAGACGAGGAAAAGCCCGAAACCCTAACGATTCTGGTTGATAACGCGGCGGCCCGCGAAAACGTTGCCCGGTTCCTGAAAAGCCAGGGCTACTCGGCTGAAAGCGTGGAGACGGACGGAATTTTTCAGGTGACGGGGAAAAAGGACGGTTGCGAGGTATGCACCGTATTTGTGCCGGAACCTGCGCATGAGTCCAAAATCATGATTCTGGCCAGTTCCGACAGGATCGGCCGCGGGGACGACGAGCTTGGCCAGAAACTTATGATTTCCTACATAAAAACCTTGAAGGAGATGGGGCCGACCCTTTGGCGGCTGGTTTTCGTGAACGCCGGGGTGAAGCTCACCGTCGGCGGATCGCCAGTACTGAAGGACCTTCAGGCTCTTGCCGGAACCGGCCTCACCATCCTGGTCTGCGGCACCTGTCTCAACCATTTCAACCTCCTGGATCAAAAACAGGTGGGCGAGACCACCAACATGCTGGACATCGTCACTTCCATGGAGCTTGCGGACAAGGTAATCTCGGTTTAG
- a CDS encoding roadblock/LC7 domain-containing protein: MEYGFGQKELDRVESILQNDLIAIGVTCAILIDMAGNVIARCDNGKCNLDLYSLAALAAGNFGAVNAMAQMVGEDNFTLLFHKGKNESIHFAKVEDDFLLITIFGNEVSLGFLRLRVEEVSKKIKESLLYKTMMLQNLFDSDASEA; the protein is encoded by the coding sequence ATGGAATACGGGTTTGGACAGAAGGAACTTGACAGGGTTGAGAGCATCCTGCAAAACGACCTAATCGCCATAGGGGTGACCTGCGCTATCCTCATTGATATGGCGGGAAACGTCATAGCAAGGTGCGACAACGGCAAGTGCAACCTCGACTTGTATTCGCTTGCGGCCCTGGCGGCGGGCAATTTCGGCGCTGTTAACGCCATGGCCCAGATGGTGGGCGAAGACAACTTCACCCTGCTCTTTCACAAGGGCAAGAACGAAAGCATCCATTTCGCCAAGGTGGAGGATGACTTTCTTCTGATCACCATTTTCGGCAACGAGGTCTCGCTCGGCTTTCTCCGTCTGCGGGTGGAGGAGGTCAGCAAGAAGATCAAGGAATCCCTGCTGTATAAGACTATGATGCTCCAAAACCTTTTCGACTCCGACGCCAGCGAGGCGTAG
- a CDS encoding DUF362 domain-containing protein, translating to MGRSEDNRVMVFDASYEDKSLSVTVDAIFEEFPLELKDKKVLVKPNILAGEPPEKGVTTHPALVRAVVKKLSEEGALVMVGDNSGVFGYGRTQKAAKIAGIAEAAGDCFIHLGRSPVRHELPSADIPHVMIAEEVLSADLVINLPKLKTHGLTFYTGAIKNTFGYVVGGDKMRVHSKAATQQRFAQALVHIFSIRPPDLNIMDAVVAMEGNGPHHGKLRHLGKILASPNAVCLDAAAIYMTGHNPGSILHLAVAGERGLGKIDINHIRLNKEIKPLTDFKMPATFTPGVAGLVLNRFLARWINCLPEIDHGLCKKCGLCSRHCPVGAMKMKEGEYPGVDKKICINCYCCQEMCPEDAISLKGRTLNFIRRASH from the coding sequence ATGGGGAGAAGTGAAGACAACCGGGTCATGGTGTTCGATGCCTCATATGAGGACAAATCCCTTTCGGTGACGGTTGATGCCATTTTTGAAGAATTTCCCCTTGAACTGAAAGATAAGAAGGTCCTGGTAAAACCGAACATACTGGCCGGGGAGCCGCCGGAAAAGGGAGTGACCACCCATCCCGCGCTTGTGAGGGCCGTCGTGAAAAAGCTTTCGGAAGAAGGCGCCCTGGTAATGGTTGGCGACAATTCGGGCGTTTTCGGTTACGGCAGAACACAAAAAGCCGCGAAAATTGCCGGAATCGCCGAGGCGGCGGGGGACTGTTTCATACATCTCGGGCGCAGTCCGGTAAGGCACGAACTGCCTTCCGCCGATATCCCCCATGTAATGATCGCGGAAGAGGTGCTGTCCGCCGACCTTGTAATCAACCTTCCCAAACTCAAGACCCACGGACTTACTTTTTATACGGGAGCAATAAAGAATACCTTCGGATACGTGGTCGGGGGCGATAAAATGCGCGTTCATTCAAAGGCCGCCACGCAGCAAAGGTTTGCACAAGCCCTGGTTCACATTTTTTCGATCCGCCCCCCGGATCTGAACATTATGGACGCCGTTGTCGCAATGGAGGGCAACGGGCCGCATCACGGAAAATTGCGGCACTTGGGAAAGATACTTGCAAGCCCAAACGCCGTCTGCCTGGATGCGGCCGCAATTTACATGACAGGCCACAACCCCGGGTCCATTTTGCACCTGGCTGTGGCCGGGGAAAGGGGGCTCGGAAAAATTGATATAAACCATATCCGGTTAAACAAGGAAATCAAACCCTTAACCGATTTCAAAATGCCGGCCACCTTTACGCCCGGCGTGGCGGGCCTTGTTCTGAACCGGTTTCTGGCCCGCTGGATCAACTGCCTGCCGGAAATTGACCACGGTTTGTGCAAAAAGTGCGGACTGTGCTCAAGGCATTGCCCTGTGGGGGCAATGAAAATGAAAGAAGGGGAATACCCGGGCGTTGACAAGAAGATATGCATAAATTGCTATTGCTGCCAGGAAATGTGCCCGGAAGACGCAATCTCCCTCAAAGGACGGACCCTCAACTTCATAAGAAGGGCTTCGCACTGA